In one window of Brassica rapa cultivar Chiifu-401-42 chromosome A07, CAAS_Brap_v3.01, whole genome shotgun sequence DNA:
- the LOC103850177 gene encoding trichohyalin isoform X6, with translation MDIDKVNLSTVLAEVVNGSGIQGEPEVAEVVNGSGNKETEDSTHEKEEVMKTITVVEDRKIVKEKESETETDEQGTVFVHEPKNTDDAKIILTDVTLEKGKEDETTQKPEEVSVEKPVIEEGQTESKNSKEQEKDISKAIEEIPIKTDEVTEEKDSKTVETSVNGTEAEHHETVSVEEISRNLGENLVKETAPEQDVETTERVLVEAEKDETETVKDPEIVNNEETTVHDLKENEDTVEAIKNSDEVTGDKEKEDDIIHKEEEVQEILTVVETPTIEIKDTESKASKENEEHEQVLVRDIPQDDTLVLTDETENSSTVQESAILKILETKSDETDAEPGLDLKEEEETVTPSDEVQETINVVIEPPKPSPEQRSKGTEEDEHVLGRNMPQGEAESLVTKEDTEQEKTDKFEVPVDLALKVDREELMDEKKETDQAAGAQILERGLALNESEAEETSVIKHPDVESGELMEKPSLESPSKVSEETRKILDEKIQEKPEEEEEEEVAPHQEDQEEGCYGSETVPVPESIEVKERAQEERMLDLAPLQDEQLSSASPEGETLAESKKIEVVKANEEEEEEVPDKIQSILETVDNEPVKSSEETTVHESISLKDDSDPVEAIKNSDDAEQASHEVTGDREKEEDITIHKAQEMQESLTVVETPTIQGEDIELNASKDIEEHEHVLVRDIPQEETLVPKAETLNTSTVHESSEPSLDLKEQEETVKTVTPSDEVQESVTFMEPPKLSQEQISKDTEEGEHVLGSSMPQVDIIPSDLAVKVDKEEVMDENKEADEVAGRQNMERGLELNESEAELVDQNITDETEKRLVEKPSLESPSEATSKTLDEMIQEKPEAEVAPHQEGQESVSLPESSEVEEKAKEERSLDLTPLKEESCLPTAQDEEETKEQIHKHEEVESDEVTQVSSASPEGETDVEAKQNEETKANEEEEQVADKILRIDESNEVNEEKSAETSVNETEDEHSATVLEEGISKNSEIIVHETASEEIKNSHEVTGDREKEEDIITLKTEETQESQNLLLQEENTESESSKDTIEHAHVLVRDVPQIDTLVTDAEDANTSSTVHKFESNEAEVGQETRKDIEPSFDLKEDKEKEEKETVISSDEVRPSDQVDDDVQTEESVEVKSKETLQVESTEEKHENLLDVLSGDSDKLQTETVLAAKTESQDTTEEIPSELVLKEELKDDKTEVDGTQVMGEQRDLELHEPEAEQIDQTKTDEKLLVESVEKMQTSSLERPSEEEEVTLQQEGSSAYGLEIKEEEQEGEIIVDAVKLANEEQVVEEIQRSLEPIEPEEQEQETVSERTEDEKVKKEEPIVEEDGINSHLTEEAKKGDEETEVSDTQQGETIVNEAEAVDTSTVPEAAVLNTLETKINESEAVHSPIEEETQVTKEDTEPRLDLKEDKEQETVILSDESQGREESDEVKYKEKDAKLLEKMQRPSLESPSELSEETSKTVDEKIEEKQEEEEEVTLHQESEEIVTVPESSELEVQAKEEEEEESCPTNEQKNETEEQLSEEDSTSAHQTPVEEKSDQASAAPLPQEREAEKIDDMKENEEEQVAEAVEPHSSFLEAAKIEEEEKVKETETMGDTGTGSSKLVEEEKLKQGKEILQAEEVPSSETIPQVMAVQLKREDNATTESHEEEATVAQTRDIETSLTDKFSIDQEEEQQANEESPRDEQEKVISAGEGETQTRELEEENMVEKNDNETLTAEKKKEDDLTAEKKKEDEDKTVGLDASLTCTKQEEEFENLETPKVEDKSQEVSESKGDETPPSFISELEDKIPNQIKEIHEEEIKEAEVVVDQTSSLVSEQVEEIIHEEEEETKESRKVEAPSGQDLPVEASHAHQTPSTELVSELDDETAKEVEEIHQEETNAHKLQQEEEILPTESVPSESFSETQEERHVSAVTGESVGETKPKESDETSTKVTKVEDTKDTDTQVADIVKGQSLSHAPEDACLEQEKLKDLGTPQPGAVMEDQDSVMNENSSDEFTFSKSMGEAEQGDENSSTLPVVGILKELQTTLEEKERGTNVSHEGDSSGNDLNSINAEPEALEKSLVVEATPASEIIEASMLQDSISRELEVNVEEQLQEEAREILECKEETPADSSLTEVLPGEKIMIPSNQEEGKKQEDVNASTSEKISLQEEEHPRDFEVSEKEHNAEAQETAEEEMNEVLTSEKKITEPLLNVAEKELNEEHVSQAVSDDDTKSSNELDFPSEQIPKDQREEAEETSFEVKKVPEDKNEETIDALITSEKVQLQDQSKDFGLEKPSTDLKYVQEDLDDGHDSVLAHKKDSDLIEEKKEVDYVKRQPEDAIKSTEEKNIMSEKVGQEATKEIYQEECKQTDTATTIKEEIKDEEKETTEDSLNSMKNTDDEIKDYGLDSVLAQNKESGSIEEKKEVDYVKREVDDAIKHGVSTEEKNKMPEKIGQEATKEIYQEECKQTDTVTAIKEDIKEEEKETPENCLNSMKNHDDATEKTQPEIQEIEKLSSVSETQEKTPKQEDEVPAQQKREIADDVSKLENPKIEEEKKQKDGEEPARKSLSDLIQKVKVTDKTEVATTELRIDEEAKAEGEDEDGDEHKDDKTSPDSIVMVEAKDTVNIIKTQKKSHGILSGVGSKVKHSISKVKKALTGKSSHTTKPSSPQ, from the exons ATGGACATAGATAAAGTAAACCTGAGTACGGTTCTTGCTGAGGTTGTAAATGGTTCAGGTATTCAGGGGGAACCAGAAGTTGCTGAGGTTGTAAATGGTTCAG GGAATAAAGAAACCGAAGATTCAACACACGAAAAAGAAGAAGTGATGAAGACTATTACCGTTGTAGAAGACAGGAAGATCGtcaaagagaaagaaagtgaGACAGAAACGGATGAACAAGGCACAGTCTTTGTTCATGAACCCAAAAACACAGACGATGCGAAGATAATCTTAACTGATGTGACTTTAGAGAAGGGTAAAGAAGATGAAACTACCCAAAAACCAGAAGAg GTAAGTGTTGAAAAACCGGTGATAGAAGAAGGTCAAACAGAAAGCAAGAACTCAAAAGAACAAGAGAAGGACATCTCTAAG GCCATTGAAGAGATACCGATAAAGACTGATGAAGTAACAGAAGAAAAAGATTCAAAAACTGTTGAGACCTCTGTAAATGGAACAGAGGCTGAGCACCATGAAACCGTTTCAGTAGAAGAAATCTCGAGGAACCTCGGTGAAAACCTTGTCAAAGAAACAGCTCCGGAACAAGATGTTGAAACTACAGAAAGAGTCCTTGTTGAAGCAGAAAAAGATGAAACTGAGACTGTAAAAGACCCTGAGATCGTTAATAATGAAGAAACTACAGTTCATGACCTGAAAGAGAATGAAGACACAGTGGAAGCAATCAAGAACTCAGATGAGGTGACTGGAGACAAAGAAAAGGAAGATGACATCATCCACAAAGAAGAAGAG GTGCAAGAAATTCTTACGGTTGTCGAAACGCCTACAATAGAGATAAAGGACACTGAATCCAAAGCTTCAAAGGAGAATGAGGAACATGAACAAGTGTTGGTGAGAGACATACCACAAGACGATACCCTTGTACTTACAGATGAGACTGAAAATAGTTCAACAGTACAAGAATCTGCAATCTTGAAGATTTTGGAGACGAAGAGTGATGAAACAGATGCAGAACCGGGTCTTGACctgaaagaggaagaagagaccGTCACGCCATCTGATGAG GTGCAAGAAACTATTAACGTAGTAATCGAACCGCCAAAACCCTCACCAGAACAAAGATCCAAAGGTACTGAAGAAGATGAACATGTTTTGGGTAGAAACATGCCACAGGGTGAAGCTGAGTCTCTGGTGACCAAAGAAGACACAGAGCAAGAGAAAACAGACAAGTTTGAAGTTCCAGTAGATCTTGCATTGAAGGTAGATAGAGAGGAACTGATGGATGAGAAGAAAGAGACAGATCAAGCTGCTGGAGCGCAGATTTTGGAGAGAGGTCTAGCATTGAATGAGTCAGAGGCAGAGGAAACCTCCGTTATAAAGCATCCGGATGTAGAATCAGGTGAGCTGATGGAGAAGCCATCTCTTGAGTCTCCTTCTAAAGTATCAGAggaaacaagaaaaatattagatgagaagatccaagaaaaaccagaagaggaagaagaagaagaagtagcaCCACATCAAGAAGACCAAGAGGAAGGTTGTTATGGATCAGAGACAGTTCCAGTACCCGAAAGTATTGAGGTTAAAGAAAGAGCCCAAGAAGAAAGGATGCTTGATCTGGCTCCTTTGCAAGATGAACAACTTTCATCTGCGTCACCTGAAGGTGAGACCCTTGCTGAATCCAAAAAGATTGAAGTAGTAAAAGccaatgaggaagaagaagaagaagtaccAGACAAGATCCAAAGCATTCTTGAGACAGTTGATAACGAACCTGTAAAATCTAGTGAAGAAACTACAGTTCATGAATCTATAAGCTTGAAAGATGATTCAGACCCAGTGGAAGCAATCAAAAACTCAGATGATGCAGAGCAAGCCTCACATGAGGTGACTGGAGACAGAGAAAAGGAAGAGGACATCACCATCCACAAAGCACAAGAG ATGCAAGAAAGTCTTACGGTTGTCGAAACGCCGACAATTCAGGGCGAGGACATTGAATTGAATGCTTCAAAGGATATTGAGGAACATGAACATGTGTTGGTGAGAGACATACCACAAGAGGAGACCCTTGTACCTAAAGCTGAGACTTTAAATACTTCAACAGTACATGAGTCTTCAGAACCAAGTCTTGACCTGAAAGAGCAAGAAGAAACCGTAAAGACTGTCACACCATCTGATGAG gTGCAAGAAAGTGTTACGTTTATGGAACCGCCAAAACTCTCACAAGAACAAATATCTAAAGATACTGAAGAAGGTGAACATGTTTTGGGGAGTAGCATGCCACAGGTTGATATCATTCCATCAGATCTTGCGGTAAAGGTAGATAAAGAGGAGGTTATGGATGAGAATAAAGAGGCAGATGAAGTTGCTGGACGTCAGAATATGGAGAGAGGTCTAGAATTGAATGAGTCAGAGGCAGAGCTTGTTGATCAAAACATAACCGATGAAACAGAGAAAAGGTTGGTTGAGAAGCCATCTCTTGAGTCTCCTTCAGAGGCAACAAGCAAAACCTTAGACGAGATGATCCAAGAAAAACCAGAAGCAGAAGTAGCACCGCATCAAGAAGGTCAAGAGAGCGTTTCACTACCAGAAAGTAGTGAGGTTGAAGAAAAAGCAAAGGAAGAAAGGAGTCTTGATCTCACTCCTTTGAAAGAAGAATCATGCTTGCCAACGGCGCAAgacgaagaagaaacaaaagagcaAATCCACAAGCATGAAGAAGTCGAATCTGATGAAGTTACACAAGTTTCATCTGCATCACCTGAAGGTGAGACTGATGTTGAAGCCAAACAGAATGAAGAAACAAAAGCCAATGAGGAAGAAGAACAAGTAGCAGACAAGATCCTAAGAATAGATGAGAGTAATGAagtaaatgaagaaaaatctgCTGAGACCTCTGTGAATGAAACAGAGGATGAGCACAGTGCAACGGTTTTAGAAGAAGGTATCTCAAAGAACAGTGAGATCATTGTGCATGAAACAGCTTCAGAAGAAATCAAAAACTCACATGAGGTGACTGGAGACAGAGAAAAGGAAGAGGACATCATAACCCTGAAAACAgaagag ACACAAGAAAGTCAGAATCTTCTGTTACAAGAAGAGAACACTGAATCAGAATCTTCAAAGGATACTATTGAACATGCACATGTGCTGGTAAGGGATGTGCCACAGATTGATACTCTTGTAACTGACGCGGAGGATGCAAACACTTCTTCAACTGTCCACAAGTTCGAAAGTAATGAAGCAGAGGTAGGCCAAGAGACAAGAAAAGACATAGAACCGAGTTTTGACCTGAAAGAGGATAAAGAAAAAGAGGAAAAAGAGACAGTCATTTCATCTGATGAG GTGAGACCTTCTGATCAAGTTGATGATGATGTTCAGACAGAAGAATCTGTTGAGGTTAAATCTAAGGAGACCCTTCAAGTCGAAAGCACTGAGGAGAAGCATGAGAATCTTCTTGATGTGCTCTCTGGAGATTCTGACAAACTCCAAACCGAGACAGTCCTAGCAGCCAAGACAGAAAGCCAGGATACAACTGAAGAGATTCCATCAGAACTTGTGTTGAAAGAGGAGCTTAAGGATGACAAGACGGAGGTAGATGGAACTCAAGTTATGGGAGAACAGAGAGACCTAGAACTGCATGAGCCAGAGGCAGAACAAATTGATCAAACCAAAACCGATGAAAAGCTTCTTGTAGAATCAGTTGAGAAGATGCAGACTTCATCTCTGGAGCGTCcttctgaagaagaagaagtaacaCTGCAACAAGAAGGTTCTTCTGCCTATGGATTAGAGATAAAAGAAGAGGAACAGGAAGGTGAGATCATTGTTGATGCCGTAAAGCTAGCAAATGAAGAACAAGTAGTAGAAGAAATCCAGAGAAGTCTTGAGCCTATAGAGCCAGAGGAGCAAGAACAAGAAACTGTTTCTGAGAGGACAGAAGATGAAAAAGTGAAGAAGGAAGAACCTATTGTTGAGGAGGATGGAATAAACAGCCATTTGACTGAAGAGGCAAagaaaggagatgaggagaCAGAAGTGAGCGACACGCAACAAGGTGAGACCATTGTAAATGAAGCTGAGGCTGTAGATACTTCAACAGTCCCAGAAGCTGCAGTATTAAACACATTGGAGACAAAGATCAATGAATCAGAGGCAGTGCATAGCCCAATAGAAGAAGAAACACAAGTGACAAAAGAAGACACAGAACCAAGACTGGACCTGAAAGAGGATAAGGAACAAGAGACAGTCATTTTATCTGATGAGAGCCAGGGAAGAGAAGAGTCTGATGAGGTCAAATACAAGGAGAAGGATGCAAAACTTCTTGAGAAGATGCAGAGGCCATCCCTTGAATCTCCTTCTGAACTGTCAGAGGAAACAAGCAAAACTGTtgatgagaagattgaagaaaaacaagaagaagaagaagaagtaactCTGCATCAAGAAAGTGAAGAGATAGTAACAGTTCCAGAAAGTAGTGAGCTTGAAGTACAAgccaaggaagaagaagaagaagaatcatgcCCAACAAATGAGCAAAAAAATGAAACGGAAGAGCAACTGAGTGAAGAAGATAGTACTAGTGCACATCAGACTCCTGTGGAAGAAAAATCTGATCAAGCTTCAGCTGCACCACTTCCACAGGAACGGGAAGCCGAAAAGATTGACGACATGAAAGAAAATGAGGAAGAACAAGTAGCAGAGGCTGTTGAACCTCATAGTTCATTTCTAGAAGCTGCgaagatagaagaagaagaaaaagtgaAGGAGACAGAAACGATGGGAGATACGGGAACAGGATCCTCTAAACTGGTTGAAGAGGAGAAGCTGAAGCAAGGAAAAGAGATACTTCAAGCAGAAGAAGTTCCTTCTAGTGAAACAATTCCACAAGTGATGGCGGTTCAACTAAAAAGAGAAGATAATGCAACAACAGAAAGCCATGAGGAAGAAGCAACGGTTGCACAGACAAGAGATATTGAAACTTCTTTGACTGATAAATTCTCTATAGATCAGGAGGAGGAGCAACAAGCCAACGAGGAAAGCCCCAGAGATGAGCAGGAGAAGGTAATTTCAGCAGGGGAAGGAGAAACACAAACAAGAGAGCTTGAAGAAGAAAATATGGTTGAGAAGAATGATAATGAGACTCTAACTgcagagaaaaagaaagaagatgatCTAACTgcagagaaaaagaaagaagatgaagacaAAACAGTGGGTTTAGATGCTTCATTGACATGCACTAAGCAAGAAGAAGAGTTTGAGAATCTTGAAACCCCAAAGGTAGAGGACAAGAGCCAGGAAGTTTCCGAATCTAAGGGTGATGAGACTCCTCCATCCTTTATTTCAGAACTAGAAGACAAAATTCCAAACCAAATTAAGGAGATTCATGAAGAAGAAATAAAGGAAGCTGAAGTTGTGGTTGATCAAACTTCATCCTTAGTTTCAGAACAAGTTGAAGAGATTattcatgaagaagaagaagaaacaaaggaaTCACGCAAGGTAGAAGCTCCGAGTGGTCAGGATCTTCCAGTTGAAGCATCACATGCACATCAGACTCCATCCACTGAACTAGTTTCAGAACTTGATGATGAAACTGCAAAGGAGGTTGAGGAGATTCATCAAGAAGAAACAAATGCTCATAAGTtacaacaagaagaagaaatccTCCCTACTGAAAGTGTTCCAAGTGAATCATTCAGTGAAACACAGGAGGAACGGCATGTTTCTGCAGTAACAGGAGAGAGTGTGGgagaaacaaaaccaaaagaatcagaTGAGACTTCAACTAAAGTCACAAAGGTAGAAGATACAAAGGATACTGATACCCAAGTGGCTGATATAGTGAAAGGACAAAGCTTATCACATGCTCCTGAAGATGCATGCCTGGAGCAGGAAAAGTTGAAGGATCTTGGAACTCCACAACCCGGTGCAGTTATGGAAGATCAAGATTCTGTAATGAACGAAAATAGCTCAGATGAATTTACTTTCTCAAAGTCAATGGGAGAGGCAGAGCAGGGAGATGAAAATAGCTCAACTCTTCCAGTTGTTGGAATCTTGAAAGAACTCCAGACTACATTGGAGGAGAAGGAGAGAGGAACCAATGTTTCTCATGAGGGTGACTCAAGTGGGAATGATTTGAATTCAATCAATGCCGAACCAGAAGCCCTGGAGAAGAGTCTTGTCGTGGAGGCAACTCCAGCTTCTGAGATAATAGAAGCAAGCATGTTACAAGACAGCATAAGCAGGGAGCTTGAAGTCAATGTAGAAGAGCAACTACAAGAAGAAGCTAGAGAGATTCTAGAGTGTAAGGAAGAAACTCCAGCTGATTCGTCACTCACAGAAGTGTTACCTGGTGAGAAAATTATGATTCCATCAAATCAAGAAGAAGGAAAGAAACAAGAAGACGTAAATGCTTCAACATCAGAGAAGATTAGCCTACAAGAAGAAGAGCATCCCAGAGATTTTGAAGTCTCTGAGAAGGAGCACAACGCAGAGGCTCAAGAAACTGCTGAAGAAGAGATGAACGAGGTATTAACATCAGAGAAGAAAATCACAGAGCCTCTTCTGAATGTAGCTGAGAAAGAATTAAATGAAGAACATGTTTCTCAAGCCGTATCAGATGATGATACAAAGAGCAGTAATGAGTTGGATTTTCCTTCAGAACAAATACCAAAGGATCAAAGAGAAGAGGCTGAAGAAACCtcatttgaagtcaagaaggtacCAGAAGACAAAAACGAGGAAACTATTGATGCTTTGATCACAAGCGAAAAAGTGCAACTGCAAGATCAGTCCAAGGACTTTGGCCTAGAGAAACCGTCGACTGATCTCAAATATGTCCAGGAAGATCTTGACGATGGCCATGATTCAGTTTTAGCACATAAGAAAGATTCAGACTTAATAGAGGAGAAGAAGGAGGTTGATTATGTGAAGAGACAGCCGGAAGATGCAATCAAATCCACAGAAGAG AAGAACATCATGTCTGAAAAAGTTGGCCAAGAAGCAACAAAGGAGATCTATCAAGAGGAGTGCAAGCAAACAGATACTGCAACTACTATCAAGGAAGAGATCAAAGACGAAGAG AAGGAGACAACAGAGGATAGTTTGAACAGTATGAAGAACACCGATGATGAAATTAAAGATTATGGCCTTGATTCAGTTCTAGCACAAAATAAAGAATCAGGCtcaatagaagagaagaaggaggTTGATTATGTGAAGAGAGAGGTTGATGATGCAATTAAACATGGAGTTTCCACAGAAGAG AAGAACAAGATGCCTGAAAAAATTGGCCAGGAAGCAACAAAAGAGATCTATCAAGAGGAGTGCAAGCAAACAGATACTGTAACTGCTATCAAGGAAGATATCAAAGAAGAAGAG AAGGAAACACCAGAGAATTGTTTGAACAGTATGAAGAACCACGATGATGCGACAGAGAAAACTCAACCAGAGATTCAAGAGATTGAGAAACTGTCTTCTGTCAGCGAAACACAAGAAAAAACACCAAAA caagAAGATGAAGTTCCAGCCCAACAGAAAAGGGAAATAGCTGATGATGTTTCAAAGCTAGAGAATCCAAAGattgaagaagagaagaagcaaAAAGATGGAGAAGAACCAGCTAGGAAGTCACTATCAGACCTCATCCAAAAAGTGAAAGTAACAGACAAGACCGAAGTTGCAACAACAGAACTTCGTATCGACGAAGAGGCTAAGGCAGAGGGAGAAGATGAGGATGGAGATGAACATAAAGATGATAAAACAAGTCCAGATTCCATTGTGATGGTTGAAGCTAAAGATACAGTTAACATCATCAAAACGCAAAAGAAATCACATGGCATTCTCTCTGGTGTTGGCTCAAAGGTCaaacattcaatttcaaaggtGAAGAAAGCACTCACTGGGAAATCTTCTCACACAACAAAGCCTTCATCACCACAGTGA